The Xyrauchen texanus isolate HMW12.3.18 chromosome 4, RBS_HiC_50CHRs, whole genome shotgun sequence genome segment aggTGTGGCTAACTCAATAGCTcataccggttgctagggagggtagagtcacatggggtaacttcctagtggtcgctaaaatgtggttcgctctcggtggggcgtgcggtgtgttgtgcgtggataccgcagagaatagcgtgaagcctccacactcaacaagtcacgtgataagatgtgtggattgatggtcgcagatgtggaggcaactgagattcgtcctcctccacccggattgagtcactacaccacctcaaggacttagagtgcattgggaattgggcgttccaaattgaggagaaaaggggagaaaaaaagaaaagcagtGTTCAAGAGTTCATTTGGAATATACTCGTAGTGATATACAATACAAACACAGAAGACACAGGATGTATGCGACCACGCTCGGGACTCATTTTACTcacacataaaatacattttctatatGCCTCCAAATGCATCAAAACGTAGAAAGAACATGAAGTATTTATGACAAATtaaaggtaaataaatgctttaactgcataaaatactgtatattaatatcaTGCACTGACAGCTGAATGCTGAAAGGTTCGttcagtgtttgtagaacagcgcTGCCTGCTGTACGGGGGTGAAATCAGTTTATTCGTCTCGGTTTCGGTGTGAATATACCTGTTGTCAGCAGAGTGAATAGGCCTCTTACATTGCAAAATAAATGGCGCATTTAAGAGAGCAGTTTCAGACCGCTCAAGTTCAACTTTTTCTTTCTGTTCACAGTTACAGAGAAGTCTGAGATGCCATTGACGCCGCTGACACTGGAGAACCGTTCCTGTGTTCTGATTCGTCGGGATCTGGTGGCACTGCCCGCCAGCCTCATCAGTCAGATCGGTTATCGATGCCACCCAAAACTCTACAAGGAGGGAAACCCCGGCGAGAAACTAGAACTAGTAGGAGGTACATGATGTTGGCTAGTGAAAGTCATGATCATTTTTACAAGAGAAGCTCACGGTCAGCCcttcagttatttaaaaatgaaactttGTCATTAAATGGATATTTCAAGATAAATGCAGCATGCGCTGGCTGGAGATTAAAAGTAAACCCGTTAACTTTCATTTAGTATCTGTGGCGTTCCTACTCGAGTGCTGTATCCAATCATGTcgctgctcatttgcataaagtcactgttttgctcatttgttttgtctctttaaatCAACAACTCTTATTGATATATTAACGACGTCGGTTGCTTTATCGCTGCAAATTCCCCTTGAGGAAATCATTCATTCAGAAGTTCATCCACCTAAAAAAGTAGTTCCACTTTAATAAGTATAATTTAGACATTTCGCAGctcaaaaaaatacacatttttgctGAAGATTTCATTTAAGCGCtttaaaaggaaagttcacccaaaaaataaaaactgctatCAGTTACTCACCCTAAGTTCATTCTAaacccgtttgactttcttttgtttTCAAGAATGTTGTGATACTTGTTTTGCATATAACAGCAGTTGATAATGAAAAAAGCACTCAAAATTTCAGTTTGAGAAAAATCTTTGACTTCCACCAGAGCTCTCCTTTGACATTTCAGTTTAATTCTTACCAAAaacctatcatatgtcttcagaagacttgggtaCGAGTCGCGTGGActtcttttatgacacttttgagtGCTTTTTTTCACATTGAGTCGATGTTAACTGCTATTATATGGAAATCAGCAATCTCAACATTCTTTGAAATATTTCTATTTGTGCCACAAAAAGAAAGTGAtactgatttggaacaacatgaagatgagtaaataatgacggaCTTccgtttttgggtgaattattcctttaacataaaTGTCACCTGTCCATTTGTTTTTGCAAAAGGAGGGACGCATCAAAATGATTTTCTTTGATAACTGACAGCATGTCACAAATGGTGTCTGTAGagcttttttttgtatttaacccATAATATTTCTTTGAAACAGCTTGTTTAATTCTTATTCATCCAGATGTTTGTCTTACGCTCTCTGGCTATAAACATGATAGTTGTAGTtgaagtgtgtgttgtgtgtgtcaggTACAGGTGTGTTCATGACCCGAGGTCAGCTGATGAACTGTCACCTGTGTGCTGGTATCAAACACAAGGTGCTGCTCAGGAGACTGTTAGCTACATTCTTCGACAGGTTTGTCACATCAAAACAAATGAATGACCCCTCACAAAGACACACCTTAAAAACTTTACTGAgctgtcattttttattattggaTTCATGGTATTGGTAATAACTATTCTTCAGAGAATCTTACTGAGTAACAGTTGTTCACTTACACTAGTGAAAATAATTGAAATCACAATCAAATGGGCTTCTCTCTTTCAGTGTCTGTGATAAGTGTTTGTCTCCATTCTGATTCGGAGTAACTACaattttgaaacacaaaaaacatcctctctattttaacactttattttggtGAAACATTGTTCATGAAAATCTCCATTGCATTCCAGTGCTGCATTCTATAAAGCCTgtctgggtgattctcacaaaacctgtcaagaaaatgtcttggtcatatttaaccccaaagaaatacaaacaatatatgaaactatattttaaaggaaaaagaaaattaaatctaCATTCAGGATCATTAatattgcattgtgacattattttcaggacacttaaacacattttaattccaATTACCGGAACGCGTGTTTACATTTGACTTATGCGAGGATTGTCATTACCGTAATGTGTCCGGACAATCAGGATTGTCTTTACTGTTACGCGACCATATGctttacttttaatattcccaTTGTGTTATTTGAGGATTCTCAGTACCGTAATGCAtccagacattttatttttaccattCGCATTATTTTATGTGaggattctcattaccgtaatgcgtCCGGTCATTTACTTTTACCAGTCTCATTATTTTATACAGCGACTCTCATTACCATAATTGGACTGTTTCCATTGTTTACTATTTGTTACATTGTTTACTTCTGCTATTCCAATTGTTTTAAAAGAGGATTTTCTTTACTGTTACGTAGTCAGGCGCTATACTTTTGCTATTCCCTTTGTTTTTATTGATGATATTTATTAACATATTGATTATCtattacagaaaaaaatatgccGTTTGTTCAGTTATTTTTACAACATACTACtatgatgtttaaatactttacaatttaaataatatataataattttttcaatttgtggtaatgagaattggggggtaaAACGAGCGTAACTATCCTGAAAATATTGTGACAATGTCAAAATCTTAATGGCCTTAAAAAAATacttcttttttgggggggggagtaaaatatacaaattcttgacaggtttcataagAATCACCCTTCTGACAGTAACTACTGGGGGTGGAGCTTAAAGAAGGGTCAGTTCACCATTTGATAGCTGTCTGTGTAACTCCTGCTGATTCATCCTGTTATTTGAAGTTATTTCAATATTGAATATCAGTAGATTTGTTTCTGATGGCTTTGGTCTCCACTGTGCCTTCTGCTGGCTGTTTGTTGAACCTGCAGGAACACATTAGCTAACAGCTGTGGGACAGGCATAAGATCTTCAACCAGTGACCCGAGTCGAAAACCACTGGACAGTCGAGTCCTAAATGCTGTTAAACGTATGTAATGCTTTATATATGATGTCAATGATGTTAGAAATGGACACTCATTATAATCAACCAGTGTATGTGAAGCACTTcaaagtaaacatgaaatcaacaTTAACTATTTACTATTTACTATCTTAATGAATGTTCCTGGTGTATTTATGAATTATTCATCAGTGTATGTATCTTTCATCAAGATATAATAACTCATATAATACATCAAAACATATAATACATCAAAAATACTTAATGGAATAAAAttgcaaatgctgtttcatgttaacttcaaaggcacagttcaccccaaaatgaatattctgtcatgttGCAAGTTGctttttctgtagaacacaaaaggactaTTTTTTCCACAACAAATTCATAGTAACCACAACTGTTACTGTCCAAAATGGAAAAACAATGCCATTAAAGTGttatttaaatgtcataaaagtagtccatatgatttgtgcactgtattccaagtcttctgaagtcataagatagctttgagtgaggaacagacacaaattattgttgttatttactGACTATCTCTGCCACAGCGATAATCGATATTCAGTTAATAACGActtgaatttcagtctgttcGTCAAAAAacgctattgtatgacttcagaagactcggAATAGAGCACAAGTCACATTTGACTTTTTCAGACATTGTACAGACTACTCTTTCGATACTTTTTTTGTcatatatctccttttgtgtttcacaggaaAAGTAAAATACTAGCATACATTTGaagcaacatgagagtgagtacataataacataaaatgtctttttgagtgaaccatctctttaaatgtgtgttttccaGAAATATTTGTCATGGAAATATGCCGAGTGATTAACGTTTTTAGTGAGTTGTATTCCGTTTGTGTTTCCAGTCTACTGTCAGAACTTCGCGCCCAACTTTAAGGAGAGCGAGATGAACGTCATCGCAGCTGACATGTGCACAAACGCACGGCGCGTGCGCAAACGCTGGCTGCCCAAGATCAAGTCCATGTTGCCTGACGGCATGGAGGTGTATCAGGGCTCTTCTGTGCCTGCAGGCGTGGGTCTGGGCATGAACGGGCTGCCCCTGGGCATTCCCGTGCCCTATGAGAACCTGCTACATGCTGGTTTGACTCTGGAACAGCGGCTCTACGCTGAGCGCAAAGAACCAATGAGAACTCGCGTACCACTGGACGGCGACAGGGAGGGAGGAGACTCAGAGCCCCGGCCAGAGGAGGAGCctgacgaggaggaggaggaggaggaggaagctcAAACCGACAGCACGGATGAGACATCGGGGGGCGGCTCCTTTCGTTCCCAAAGCCGAGGGCAGGGTCAGTGTAGCCACACCCCCTAAAAGGCAGCAGCAGGACGAGTTGTTTGCGGAGGGCCTGAGATGAAACGGGCAGTGATTGGTTTGCTCCGCCTTCTAAACTCAAGAAACGCCCCTTCAGTTCAAATCATCATGTGAATACACACTGAAGACGGTGCTGGTTAATGGAACGCCAAACACACACAGGCATCTCGcatgaaaaacacatgcatttggcatttcagTTAGCTGCTCAAAAGCGTTAACATGTTTAGTGAATCAAATCATTCGAGCAGTGACACAAACGTTGGCCACATGCTCGAGAGAACAGCGGTCATGTGGTGTTGTGATGAAATGATGCCAGTGGCACAGCGGGTGACCTTCATTGTGAAACTCAATCTAAAGCTTTTTCATGTTCTGTTCTTCAGAGCACTTTGGCACAAATATAGCACTAGAGTGAATCTCAGCAAAACAAGCCCAGGGTCACAaaacaccccaaaattaaaagagGAACATTAGAATTGGAATTTTACAGTTATACTGCAGTTTTTGCATTGTGTctctattttcatgacatttctcCCCCAAATTCTCTTTAATACAATGTACTTAGACGTTTTTTTATTCTCATTATTCTCAATGATGACTCTGATTAGActcaaaatatcatttaaatacagttttttttatgtagAATTCATTAAAAGGAACTACTATAAATGAATGCATTTGACATCTATATTGTAGTAACAAATGCATATGCTAttctattataaatattaatataattatttatgtattatttattttgattataaaaatgttttttatattttgtttagtttacAATTAACTATATctcttttttacattattttataacagataaataaataaatattatacttttttattgtattatgcacatttttgtattttgtactttactatttaaatattttactatttatcttttttgcaTTGTGGCTATGAGGATGGGGGCGCTTAATGTTTaggaaaataatatcacaatgcaaaaatctggtttcattttctttatgtaaaatataactttttttattcatttcttttgattttggcttGATAAGTTTTATGAGATTCACCCACTATGTAGaggaatgtatttaaaaaaatggggTTGGGGGTGAATTGATCCATTTTTGTGACAGTTAATTGACGTTTTTCGTTTCATGgcatatttcttatgtttggtTTTATTACAGCAGATTTGATGACTTGTTTTGAATCGCAACATGTTTCATCTTGTATATTTCAGAGCTTCCCTTGCAAAAGCCCAAATCAAtgcctgtgtgtgtttgacaAGCTAAACACTGACATGCACATGTGACTTTACCAGAAAACACACGTGTGACACGAGACTCTCCGACATTTCTCAAACCCTTCAGCACACTGACACGCTGTATCCGTAACCGCTAGAATGAGCGCGCACTTAAACGCTTGCATGCTAAATCAAATACAGCCACATTGTAATCAGCGTCCCCCAAAAATCAAAGCTATTAACACTATTAACTTTTGGGTAGTTTAAGTTAGGCATCACAGATCTGGGAGCAGTTTTTAACCGAGTGATGGGGCTATACTTCTGAACAGTAAATTGTCTCTTAATGAAACTGGTGTGAAATACTTTGCTAGCTTTATACATTTGCACTAAATGACTTAAAGGAGTTTCCCGGATCGACTGTTTGAACAAAGTGACTGGAGAACTGTGCTGTGTCCTTCACTCTGATTGGCCGATGGTGCTGGCGAAGACCGTTGTCTTGAGAGCGATGTCACCCCTCTGCTGGTGTTTCTGTTCTGATTTCTTTGCCATGTGCTTCTGTTCCCTGAATGTATGATGCACTAGATAGGGTACACTAACAGAGTAAAGCCtcacaatgttttattttctattttgtgACAGTCTTAAAGGTGAGTAAAAGTGGAGTCAGTTGACAGAAACAGTTGAACTACTATATAATTGCACTATTGGGTGAAACACGTCCTGGTCACGTGATTCTAATATCAAATGAAAAGCATAAGAAATGATACTCTGCATAAAGTAAATGAGGCCGGTTGCAGGACCATACCATTTTTTGatctatttttattcttattcttttctatctttctttattttttttgcgTTGTGACTTTATTTTTCATGCCAATCAAGCACATGTTtccctcattactgtaatgtttcCTTTTGAGTTTTAATTCTCAATGCTGATGCACCATTACTGTAATAATACAGTATTTCAATGATATTTCTCTTTACATCGGCTTCAGTAGTActaaaaatactttacaatttaaattatacatCATAATATAAtgagtatttaattatttttttgaataatatttgcgttacactttaaaaaactaaaaacttcaTGGTCCTAATATaggcttcattttattttattgttatatatgaCCAGGATTATTCTTGACCGGTAATTAATGATTGTTTTTTTCTTAATGGTCCTACAACAGGCTTCATTTCTTTAAGGGacgtattttatttagttttgtggtgaaatatgagCAGGACGTGTCCTTGACAGAGAACATGagattcagatatatatatatatatataaatgtaattgtaagtgAAAGTTGGAATAGAAAGAATGTTGTATATCACGGCCATGCAGCGCATCACACAATACTGTAAATGTCAGAGTCTTCAGGTGTGTTGAGTTATCACAGTCTAACTGTCGTTTGCAGAACTTATAGAAAATGATTTAATGGTAAATCTAGAGAGTTCCATGCAGTTACAGTAATGTGGCCTGATGTCTTGTATTTGAtgaggtttatatatatatatatggttttcaATGACTCGTGTTGCTGTCATGCCTCACGCCAGCATGAATGAAAACAACACATAGTGATGTCAGGACAGATCGCTGCTAGGTAATGACAATTTGGAAGGTTTTAAAGGTTTGTTGTTTCTTCTGAAGTGCTCAAAACTGCAGTTTCATTTTATACTTGGTTGCAACATCATTCTTTTATTGAACCCGATCAAACATATTCCCCTCTCAAGATATTTTCAGTCAAATAGTGAAGATGAAATCTCactattttgttttcttcatgTGATGTGATTGTGTTATAGAGTTGAAGAActtgtgccttactgtaactgtaaaTGACAGACTGTAAAGCTTTGCCTTTAAGAACCTGGAAATAATGTTTAAACCCTTATTATGAATCGAATGTAAAGACATTGAGGGAAAAGAAATGTCAGCAATTGCTTGTTTATCACAAACATAGTTTGAacgttctttttttatataactacATGCACTCGTCAACGCGCCTGTGGATTCTGACAATAACTGGCAAATGTGCTGTcatgcatgatttaatcataCGGTTATATCTCATGCTAATGCAGTTTCTGACTGTTTAATGGATAGCAATACATATCTAAAGGTAGAAACTGTTGGCCCACCACTAAAATGAGcagatatatattaaataactaatattagcaAGGCCAGTTCTTACACTAGTATTTTAAAGcacatctttgagatgtttcattatttacacacaaacacttttacaGATGTGCGTCTCTTTACCAACCTTCTAAATGTATGCATCTGAAGTCATGCAGAATGTTGCACTATATGCTGAGCAACTCAGAGAATGTTCTTTGACATCCTGTAGAGAGCAAATCTGTGTGATGTAACAGTCCTTTCTGTCCAAATGTATGTTATACGCTAATTTATAGAGTTCTTTTATGATTTAGAAGCTCCTTCAATAAGGCCTTGTGATATCCAAATATCAGCACTAATTTCTGCTTTTGCACAGCCAtgaggtagtgtgtgtgtgtgtgtgtgtgtgtgtgtgtgtgtgtgtgtgtgtgtgtgtgtgtgtgtgtgtgtgtgagtgagtgagtgagtgagtgagtgtgtgtgtgtgtgtgagtgagtgagtgagagtgtgtgtgtgtgtgtgtgtgtgtgtgtgtgtgtgtgtgtgagtgagtgagtgagtgagtgtgtgtgtgtgtgtgtgtgtgtgtgtgtgtgtgtgtgagtgtgtgtgagtgagtgagttagtgtgtgtgtgtgtgtgtgtgtgtgtgtgtgtgtgtgtgtgtgtgtgtgtgtgagtgagtgagtgtgtgtgtgtgtgtgtgtgtgagtgagtgagtgagtgagtgtgtgtgtgtgtgtgtgtgagcgtgtatttatcactttgtggggaccaaatgtccccataaggatagtaaaacccgaaatgtttgaccttgtggggacattttgtcggtccccatgaggaaaacagcttataaatcacactaaattatgttttttgaaaatgtaaaaatgcagaatgttttctgtgagggttaggtttaggggtagggttaggtttaggggatagaatataaagtttgtacagtatgaaaaccattatgtctatggaaagtccccataaaacatggaaacacaacgtgtgtgtgtgtgtgtgtgtgtgtgtgtgtgtgtgtgtgtgtgtgtgtgtgtgtgtgtgtgtgtgtgtgtgtgtgtgtgagtgtgtgtgtgtgagtgtgtgtgagtgagtgagtgagtgagtgagtgagtgtgtgtgtgagtgagtgagtgagtgagtgagtgtgtgtgtgtgagtgtgtgtgtgtgtgtgtgtgtgtgtgtgtgtgtgtagttatcACTTTGTGGATAAGGATAGTAAAAACCCGAAattgttgaccttgtggggacatttttttgtccccttgaggaaaacagcttataaatcatactaaattatgttttgtgaaaatgtaaaaatgcagaatgttttctgtgagggttaggtttaggggtagggttaggtttaggggatagaatataaagtttgtacagtataaaaaccattatatctatggaaagtccccataaaacatggaaacacaacaagtgtgtgtgtgtctgtgtatgtatgtgcgtgcgtgttagtgtgagtctgtgtgtgtgtgtgcacgtttgtgtgcgtgtgtgtgtgcgcgcgcgtatGTGTGTGAGGGGTCCTGATTGATGTGATCTCTGTCATGTTCAGCACTGTGCATGTACTGTTGAGAATGATTGAATGGCACCGAACCAAATCCTGTATCTGAATATGAAATGCAAAACTCAACATATTTGCAACTCAGATCTTTTTTGTTACAGATTTTAGTGGATCATAATTGCGAGTTAGTAATTCTCAAGTGTAGTCTTTAGTGTTTGTTCCACTGGTGCCCCGACTACAAATATCACAGTACAATCATTGA includes the following:
- the LOC127635556 gene encoding nucleus accumbens-associated protein 2, yielding MSQMLHVEIPNFGSTVLGSLNEQRLLGQYCDVSILVKGQAFKAHRAVLAASSLYFRDLFSSSAKARFELPSSVTPACFQQILSFCYTGKLTMAASEQLVVMYTAGYLQIQHIVERGMDLMFKANSPHCDSATAAMDDLGSEPQSPSNNSGSVLGPPGWSSLLPGQTRRIKLEGSDPLLNLQNISGGKRASNGDGGRSARGSSMFFAGTAGVFLPGATPYPVATGERSSPGASSLPTTDSPTSYQNEDEELEEEIFDAEETYSQLCGRSANAYAITEKSEMPLTPLTLENRSCVLIRRDLVALPASLISQIGYRCHPKLYKEGNPGEKLELVGGTGVFMTRGQLMNCHLCAGIKHKVLLRRLLATFFDRNTLANSCGTGIRSSTSDPSRKPLDSRVLNAVKLYCQNFAPNFKESEMNVIAADMCTNARRVRKRWLPKIKSMLPDGMEVYQGSSVPAGVGLGMNGLPLGIPVPYENLLHAGLTLEQRLYAERKEPMRTRVPLDGDREGGDSEPRPEEEPDEEEEEEEEAQTDSTDETSGGGSFRSQSRGQGQCSHTP